One genomic region from Mastacembelus armatus chromosome 21, fMasArm1.2, whole genome shotgun sequence encodes:
- the LOC113123817 gene encoding olfactory receptor 11A1-like codes for MDQKLNITYITLDGYVELNKYRFVYFVIMFTAYILIICFNSTIVCLIVIHKNLHEPMYIFIAALLMNSVLFSTATYPKMLFDVLSEKQIISYSACLFQWFITYSLGGSEFLLLAAMSYDRYVSICKPLQYPTIMTKTNICILVVVAWILPAGQFAVPIGLSADTKLCKYYFKGILCNSTVYKLHCEISAVLNIYGLICLINILFLPVLFVLFTYIRILIISYQSGREVRRKAAQTCLPHLIVLINFSCLTTFDVLLLQLENDFPTIVRLIMTLQVIVYHPLFNPVIYGLKMTEIYKRLNRLFCPGKRG; via the coding sequence atggatcaaaaattaaatataacatatataacactTGATGGATATGTTGAACTGAacaaatatagatttgtttattttgtgatcatgtttacagcatatattctgATAATCTGCtttaattctactattgtgtgtctgatagtgattcacaaaaatctccatgagcctatgtacattttcattgcagctttgttaatgaactctgttcttttcagcactgccaCCTACCCAAAAatgttgtttgatgttttatctgaaaaacagatcatatcatattcagcctgtctctttcagtggtTTATAActtattctttaggtggttcagagtttttactgttggcagccatgtcctatgacaggtatgtgtctatatgtaaacctctgcagtatccaactatcatgacaaaaacaaacatctgtattttagtggttgtagcttggattctgcctgctggtcagtttgCAGTGCCAATTGGTCTGAGTGCTGATACTAAACTGTGTAAGTATTATTTCAAAGGAATACTTTGCAACAGCACAGTTTATAAACTACACTGTGAGATTTCAGCAGTACTAAATATATATGGTTTGATTTGtctaattaacattttatttctccctgtgcttttcgtCCTCTTTACCTATATAAGGATACTTATAATCAGCTATcaaagtggtagagaagtcaggagaaaagctgcacagacttgtttacctcacctgattgttctaatcaacttttcttGTTTGACtacatttgatgtacttcttCTACAACTGGAAAATGATTTTCCAACAATTGTGCGTTTAATAATGACATTGCAAGTGATAGTGTATCATCCTCTCTTTAATCCAgttatatatggactaaaaatgacaGAGATTTATAAACGCCTAAATAGGTTGTTCTGTCCAGGAAAAAGAGGCTAA
- the LOC113123639 gene encoding olfactory receptor 11A1-like yields the protein MGDKLNVTYVTLDGYVELQKYRYLYFVIMFTVYILIICFNATIVCLIVIHKNLHEPMYIFIAALLLNSVLYSTNIYPKLLIDFLSEKQIISYSACLFQAYVYYTLATSEFLLLAAMAYDRYVSICKPLQYPTIMRKRNICILLVVTWLVPACQLAVSVALNANIKLCSFTLKGIFCNNSIYKCQCVSSGALSIYGVFMLVNIALLPMLFILFTYTRILLISYRSCKTVRNKAAQTCLPHLLVLIGFSCFFIYDIIIVKVESDFPKTARLIMTLQVILYHPLFNPVIYGLKMKEISKHLKKLLLQLKSH from the coding sequence ATGGGTGATAAATTAAATGTGACATATGTAACTCTAGATGGGTATGTAGAGTTACAGAAATACAGAtacctttattttgtgatcatgtttacagtttatattttaataatctgttttaacgctactattgtgtgtctgatagtgattcacaaaaacctccatgagcctatgtacattttcattgcagctttgttactgaactctgttctttacagcactaatatctacccaaagctactgatcgattttttatctgaaaaacagatcatatcatattcagcctgtctctttcaagCTTATGTATATTACACTTTGGCcacttcagagtttttactgttggcagccatggcctatgacaggtatgtgtctatatgtaaacctctgcagtatccaactatcatgaggaaaagaaacatctgtattttacttgTTGTAACTTGGCTTGTGCCTGCTTGTCAGTTAGCAGTGTCAGTTGCCCTGAACGCTAACATAaaactctgtagttttactctgaaaggaattttttgtaataattcaatttataaatgtcagtgtgtgagctCAGGTGCACTATCTATATACGGTGTGTTCATGTTAGTAAATATTGCACTGCTCCCTATGcttttcatcctcttcacatacaccaggatacttCTTATATCCTACCGAAGCTGTaaaacagtcagaaacaaagctgctcagacctgtttacctcacctgctggttttaattggcttttcttgttttttcatttatgaTATTATTATAGTCAAGGTAGAATcagattttccaaaaactgcTCGTTTAATAATGACATTGCAAGTGATTTTATATCACCCTCTGTTCAATCCAGTCATTTATGGActcaaaatgaaagaaatctcTAAACACCTGAAGAAGTTGTTGCTTCAGCTCAAATCACACTAA